GTAAAGAAAGGAGTGGGTGGTTATGCAAAAATTTCTTGAGGCGTTAAAAGAATACTGCACGGAGTACGATTTGGACCACAAGTCGGAGCACACTGACCGGCTACGCGAGATTTACTGGATAGCGCGGCATAATAAATTCGCGCCGGAGTTCTGCGAGACAAACATTGTCGGGCTGGCCACGCGGCTGACAAATGTTCTAGACTTCCGTCAAGAAGGCGGCAAGGAATTTGTCCGCAAAAGACAGCTGGCGGCCTAAATAGAAAGGAGCGGCTCTCATGTGGCAGCTCAAACATATTGCCCAAAAACATCCTTTACAGGGTGAACTTTTTACCGAGCTGTTTCCCCGGACACAGCCGCCGGAAAAATCTGAAGCGCAGCCCACGCAGCCATCCCTCGATAATTTAACGGAAGAAGAATCTGCTGTTTCTGTTAAAGCCGGGTACTATCACAACGGCCGTTTTATCCGCAATCCGTATGCGGATTGATACGCAAACAGCAAGGTCGTCTGTCGTTACCCCGCCGCGATCAAGTCTTTGACTTTCATTAGTTTGGTTCTTTCCGCGCGGTCGCGCTCCTCTAATTTCAAGACAATATCTTTCTGCGTTTCCTGCAGGGCGGGAATTAAATTGTATTCCAGCGCGTTGACGCGGCGGCGGGTTTTTTCGATCTCCTCGGCCAGCAGCTCGATTTTTTTCTCCGTCTGCGCCAGAAACAAAATCTCTGGAAAAGTTTCACCGACAGCCTTGAGCAAACCGCGCGCCGCCAGCGGCGCGCTGGCCGGCGAACCGCCAAGTTTCGGCTCGATCTTGCCGATCCGCAAAACCGGGAACTTCACACCGAACTGGCTTTTTATTTCCACCGCCATTGTCGTTTTGGCCGTGTTGCCCAGCAGCGCTTCCTCCAGCGCATAAGGATTGGCGCCGGCCTGCGCCTGGTAAAATTTGGCATAAACGCCGTCCAAATTTTTGTTCATCTTTTCATACAAGCCGCGCAGTTCTTTCAAAACGCGCATGAATTCCTGCATCAAACTTTCCTGTTTATCTTTCAGCAGTTTGTGCCCGCGCTGCGCAAATTGCAGACGGCTTTTGAGTTTCAAAAGCTCCATGCGGTTGGGATTGACGTTTAATTTGGCCATGTCTCTCTCTTAACTCAAAAGCGTCAGCGCAGATATTTTTTTAACTGCTCCGGCTTCAGACGTTTCAGTTGTTCAGGCGGCAGCAGTTTAAATAACTCCCAGCCAATGGACAGCGTTTCCTCAATGGTCCGGTTTTCATTTTCACCCTGCCGGATAAATTTGTCCTCAAACTCGCCGGCGAACGCGGAGAATTTCAGATCGTCCTCACTCAAAGCGGACTCGCCCAAGATCACCGCCAGCTCTTTAGCTTCGCGGCCGCGCGCATAGGCGGCGAATAGCTGATTGGCGGCGTTGGCGTGATCCTCGCGCGTTTTGCCCGCGCCGATGCCCTTGTCGCGCAGACGGGAAAGCGAGGGCAGCGGATTGACCGGCGGATAAATACCGCGCTGATGCAGCGCCCGGTCTAAAATAATCTGCCCTTCCGTAATATAGCCGGTCAGATCCGGTATCGGGTGCGTCTTGTCATCCTCGGGCATGGTCAGGATCGGCAGCAGCGTGATCGAGCCGGCCTTGCCCTGCAGGCGTCCGGCGCGTTCGTAGAGCGCAGACAGATCGGTATATAAATAACCCGGGAAACCGCGGCGGCCCGGTATTTCTTTGCGCGCGGCGGACACTTCGCGCAAACTTTCGCAGTACGACGTGATATCGGACAAAATTACCAAAACGTGGTGTCCTTTTTCAAAAGCCAAATATTCCGCGGCGGTCAAAGCCAGCCGCGGTGTGGAAATTCTCTCGATCGCCGGATCGTCCGCCAGATTGATAAAAAGCACCGCGCGGGAGAGCGCTCCGGTGCGGCGAAAATCTTCCATGAAAAACTCGGCTTCCTCATACGTGATGCCCATAGCGCCGAAGACCACTGAAAATTCCGCTTTGCTGTCGCCGGTCACCTGCGCCTGCCGGGCGATCTGCGCGGCCAGCCGCGCGTGCGGCAGACCGGAACCGGAAAAGATCGGCAATTTTTGGCCGCGCACCAGAGTGTTCAGTCCGTCAATGGTCGAAATGCCGGTTTGAATAAAATCATTGGGATAATCGCGCGCCGTGGGATTGATGGCGAGGCCGTTGATGTCCAGTTTTTTTTCGGCAATAATTTCCGGCCCGCCGTCGCGCGCCTTGCCGGAGCCGTTGTAGGCACGGCCGAGCATTTCCGCCGACACCGGCAGCTCTACACCATGTCCCAGAAAACGCACCGCGGCGCTTTGATCCAAACCCGTCGTGCCTTCAAACATCTGCACCAGCGCCCAGTCTTGATGCACTTCCAGCACCTTGCCGCGCCGCGTCTCACCGGCCGGCGTCCGCACTTCCACTAATTCTTCGTAACCGGCTTTTTCCACGCCCTCGACCAGGATCAGCGGCCCGGAAATTTCCGTCACGGTTTTATATTCTTTCTGCATCGCCAGCTCCTCCCTGTAAATTCTCCACCGCCCGCCTGATCTCTTCCGGCAGTTTTTCTAACCGCGGCAAATCTTTTTCCGGCGTGTACTTCATGCGCGCAATTTCAGCGCGCGCCGGCAATTTAAAAATCCGTGTCACATCTTTATTCTGCTGCAAAAGTTTCAACCCGGCCTGATAAAAAGCCAGCGCGGCTTTGAGCATTAAATACTGCTTGCGAAAAGAAGTGTAGGTATCCACCTCATCAAAAGCGACCTGATGCAAATAGTCCTCGCGGATCGACCGCGCGGCTTCCAGCACCAGCTGCTCGCGGCCGGAAAGCGCGTCCATGCCGACCAGCTTGACCATCTCCTGCAGCTCGGATTCCTGCTGCAAAAGCTCGGCGGTCTGCGTGCGCATCTGCGGCCAATCCTCGTCAATTTCGTTTACGTAATACTGCTCCAGATTGTCAACATAGAGCGAATAACTTTTCAGCCAGTTTATCGCCGGAAAATGCCGCGCGTAAGCCAGCGCGGAATCCAGCGCCCAAAAAACTTTGGCCACGCGCAAAGTGTTTTGCGTAACCGGCTCGGACAAATCACCGCCCGGCGGCGATACCGCGCCGATCACGCTCAAAGTCCCTTCGCGCTGCGGGGCGCCCAGCGCGGTCACCCGTCCGGCGCGTTCATAAAACTCTGCCAAACGCGAGCCTAAATAAGCTGGATAACCTTCCTCGCCGGGCATTTCTTCCAGACGGCCGGACATTTCGCGGAGCGCTTCCGCCCAGCGCGAGGTGGAGTCGGCCATCATCGCCACATTGTAGCCCATATCTCGGAAATACTCGGCGATCGTAATGCCCGTGTACACCGACGCTTCCCGCGCGGCTACCGGCATATTAGAAGTGTTGGCGATCAGCACCGTGCGCTGGATCAGCGCCTCACCGGTTTTCGGGTCTTTCAGCTCAGGAAATTCCTGCAACACATCGGTCATCTCGTTGCCGCGTTCACCGCAGCCAATATAAACGATCAGATCCGCGTCAGCCCATTTGGCGAGCTGATGTTGCACAACCGTTTTGCCGCTACCGAACGGCCCGGGTATGCAAGCCGTGCCACCTTTAGCGATCGGGAACAGCGTGTCAATAATGCGCTGTCCGGTGATTAGCGGTTTGTTCGGCGGCAGTTTACCGGCGTGCGGCCGCTTGCGGCGGATCGGCCATTTTTGCAACATGGCGATCTTTTCTTCCGCGCCGTTTTCCCCGGCCACGACCGCGATCGTTTCGGTAATATTAAATTCGCCGGCCGCGCTGCTTTTTAAAACGCCGCCTTTGGCCAGCGGCGGCAGCATGATCCAGTGTTTGACCGCTGTCGTTTCCTGCACATAGCCCAGCGTATCACCAGCGCGCACTGTACTGCCAATCGCGGCCGTCGGCACAAAACGCCATTTTTTCTCCAGATCCAGCGCGGGAATGTCTATACCTTTTTCAATGAAAGAGCCGCAGCGGTCTTTAATTCTCTCCAGCGGCCGCTGAATGCCGTCAAAAATCGTGGCGATCAGTCCGGGCGCCAGCAGAACCGAAAGCGGTTCACCGGCGGACACGACCGGTTCACCCGGCGTCAGCCCGGCGGTCTCTTCGTACACCTGTATGGCCGCGCTGTCGGGTTTAATTTCGATTACCTCGCCGATCAGCCGCCGCGCGCCGACCCGCACCACATCGTACATTTTAATATCGGCCAGTCCGCCAGCGATCACCAGCGGCCCCGCGATTTTGACAATTTTTCCCGTCATGTTTCTCTCCTTTTTTAGACCGGCCGGCCTACCGCTCTGGCCAGCGTGTTTTCCAGCCGCCGCTGCCCCAGATTGGTTTTAGTTTTGTATTCCGGCAAAATAAACACGGCGGGCAGCGTCCGCCTTTTTATTTTTTCAATCTCCGGCAGCAAAGCCGCGGCTAATTTCTCCGCGATCAAGATCAGGCCGGTCTCCTCATCTCTAGCCAGTTCATCCAGCAGATCGCGCGCTTTAGCCGCGTCTTCCAGCTCAAAGCAGCCCACGCCCAGCGCGCTGAACGGCTTGACGGTCTCGGCCGGTCCCAGCAAAGCAATTTTTTCCCTAGACATATGTGTGCCTCAAATAATTCTGCAGTTCCGGCAAGGCGCGGCCGCGGCTCAAATATAAAATTTTTATATTCTTTATTTCGTTTTCTTTGGCCTGCACAAAAGCCAGTACCGCGGCCGCGCCGCAGCCGTAGCGTCCAGCAAAAAGCTGTTTGTTGGCATAATCCTCCAGCGCTTTTTCCACCGCGCCTTCATCGAGTGTTTCCGGAATTTCTATATTGGGAAACTTTTGGCGCAGGGTTTCCGCGGCGGTAGCGGGATCGTAATGATATTTATATTCAGCAATTGCCGCCTGCGCGTGTATATACGCCTGTATATACCTGTCCTGTTTTTTGGCCAGAGCTTGCAGCGCGCGCAAATGTTCCTGATCCAACCA
This window of the Candidatus Margulisiibacteriota bacterium genome carries:
- a CDS encoding V-type ATP synthase subunit D; this encodes MAKLNVNPNRMELLKLKSRLQFAQRGHKLLKDKQESLMQEFMRVLKELRGLYEKMNKNLDGVYAKFYQAQAGANPYALEEALLGNTAKTTMAVEIKSQFGVKFPVLRIGKIEPKLGGSPASAPLAARGLLKAVGETFPEILFLAQTEKKIELLAEEIEKTRRRVNALEYNLIPALQETQKDIVLKLEERDRAERTKLMKVKDLIAAG
- a CDS encoding V-type ATP synthase subunit B, producing the protein MQKEYKTVTEISGPLILVEGVEKAGYEELVEVRTPAGETRRGKVLEVHQDWALVQMFEGTTGLDQSAAVRFLGHGVELPVSAEMLGRAYNGSGKARDGGPEIIAEKKLDINGLAINPTARDYPNDFIQTGISTIDGLNTLVRGQKLPIFSGSGLPHARLAAQIARQAQVTGDSKAEFSVVFGAMGITYEEAEFFMEDFRRTGALSRAVLFINLADDPAIERISTPRLALTAAEYLAFEKGHHVLVILSDITSYCESLREVSAARKEIPGRRGFPGYLYTDLSALYERAGRLQGKAGSITLLPILTMPEDDKTHPIPDLTGYITEGQIILDRALHQRGIYPPVNPLPSLSRLRDKGIGAGKTREDHANAANQLFAAYARGREAKELAVILGESALSEDDLKFSAFAGEFEDKFIRQGENENRTIEETLSIGWELFKLLPPEQLKRLKPEQLKKYLR
- a CDS encoding V-type ATP synthase subunit A → MTGKIVKIAGPLVIAGGLADIKMYDVVRVGARRLIGEVIEIKPDSAAIQVYEETAGLTPGEPVVSAGEPLSVLLAPGLIATIFDGIQRPLERIKDRCGSFIEKGIDIPALDLEKKWRFVPTAAIGSTVRAGDTLGYVQETTAVKHWIMLPPLAKGGVLKSSAAGEFNITETIAVVAGENGAEEKIAMLQKWPIRRKRPHAGKLPPNKPLITGQRIIDTLFPIAKGGTACIPGPFGSGKTVVQHQLAKWADADLIVYIGCGERGNEMTDVLQEFPELKDPKTGEALIQRTVLIANTSNMPVAAREASVYTGITIAEYFRDMGYNVAMMADSTSRWAEALREMSGRLEEMPGEEGYPAYLGSRLAEFYERAGRVTALGAPQREGTLSVIGAVSPPGGDLSEPVTQNTLRVAKVFWALDSALAYARHFPAINWLKSYSLYVDNLEQYYVNEIDEDWPQMRTQTAELLQQESELQEMVKLVGMDALSGREQLVLEAARSIREDYLHQVAFDEVDTYTSFRKQYLMLKAALAFYQAGLKLLQQNKDVTRIFKLPARAEIARMKYTPEKDLPRLEKLPEEIRRAVENLQGGAGDAERI
- a CDS encoding V-type ATPase subunit, with amino-acid sequence MTGLGFLLGRVRSREGQLLSLAELGKAEFAETETLEQLENRLNQELADLRRELFRDTAVAEICWLKYDLHNLKILLKEKLIEQNLDHYLLPLGKDKLADFDQTLVRRAVEIYEKTADFCQLDYWLDQEHLRALQALAKKQDRYIQAYIHAQAAIAEYKYHYDPATAAETLRQKFPNIEIPETLDEGAVEKALEDYANKQLFAGRYGCGAAAVLAFVQAKENEIKNIKILYLSRGRALPELQNYLRHTYV